From the Devosia sp. FJ2-5-3 genome, the window GCAACAGGACTTTAGGGAAGGGCTTGCAATGGCCGAGAAAATGACCGGCGCAGAGATGGTGATCCAGGCGCTGACGGATCAGGGTGTTGAACATATCTTCGGGTATCCGGGCGGAGCGGCATTGCCGATCTACGACGCCATGTTCCAGCAAGATCAGGTGAAGCACATTCTGGTGCGTCACGAGCAGGGCGCGACCCATATGGCCGAAGGCTATGCGCGGTCCACCGGCAAGCCGGGGGTTGTTCTCGTCACTTCCGGCCCGGGCGCCACCAATGCCGTCACCGGTCTCACCGACGCGCTGATGGATTCCATCCCGCTGGTCTGCATCACCGCGCAGGTCCCCACCACCCTGATCGGGTCCGATGCGTTCCAGGAATGCGACACGGTCGGCATCACCCGCAGCTGCACCAAGTATAATTATCTGGTCAAACGCGTCGAAGACCTGCCGCGCATCATGCACGAGGCCTTCCTCATCGCCACTACCGGTCGCCCCGGTCCCGTGGTCATCGATATTCCCAAGGACGTGCAGTTCGCGCTTGGCGAATATTACATGCCCGACCTCGATACCCTGCGCCACCAGAGCTACCGCCCGCAGGTGGATGGCGATGCTGCTGCGATCGAAGCTGCTGTCGACATGATGCTCAAGGCCGAGCGCCCGGTGTTTTACACGGGCGGCGGCGTGATCAATGCCGGCCCCGCCGCTTCCGAGCATCTGCGCGAGCTGGCTGCATTGACCGGTTTCCCGGTGACCTCGACCCTGATGGGCCTCGGCGCTTTCCCTGCGTCCAATCCGCAATGGCTGGGCATGCTGGGCATGCACGGCACTTACGAAGCCAATTGGGCGATGCATGACTGCGACGTCATGATCAATATCGGCGCCCGCTTCGACGACCGCATCACCGGCCGGATCGACGCCTTCTCGCCCAATAGCCGCAAGATACATGTCGATATCGACCCGTCCTCGATCAACAAGGTCGTGCGCGTCGACGTGCCGATCATCGGCGATTGCGAGCGCGTGCTGGCCGAAATGGTCCGCGTCTGGCGCAGCAAGACCAATCAGCCCCGCACCGAGGCCATCGCGCCATGGTGGGGCCAGATCGGAAAGTGGCGTGCGGTCAATTCGCTCGGCTATAAGAACTCCGACACCACCATCAAGCCGCAATACGCCATTGAACGCCTCTACGAAGCGACCAAGAAGCAGGGCAAGGAGGTGTATATCACCACCGAGGTCGGCCAGCACCAGATGTGGGCAGCCCAGCACTTCCACTTCGACCAGCCCAATCGCTGGATGACCTCCGGCGGCCTCGGCACCATGGGTTACGGCCTGCCGGCAGCTGTCGGCGTGCAGGTGGCCCATCCCGATGCGCTGGTGATCGACATTGCCGGTGAAGCATCGGTGCAGATGACCATGCAGGAGCTCTCGACGGCGGTTCAATATCGCCTGCCGATCAAGATCTTCATCCTCAACAATGAGCGCATGGGCATGGTTCGCCAGTGGCAGGACCTGCTGCATGGCTCGCGCTATGCGCATTCCTATTCGGAATCGCTGCCCGATTTCGTCAAGCTGGCCGAAGCCTATGGGGGGCGGGGTATTCGCTGCGAAAATCCAGCGGAGCTCGATGCGGCCATTGCCGAAATGCTCGATTATGACGGCCCGGTGCTCTTCGACGTCATCGTCGAAAAGGACGAAAACTGCCTGCCGATGATCCCGTCGGGCAAGCCGCACAACGAAATCATCCTGCCCGATACGGCCAATATCGGCGACATCATCGACGAAAAGGGACGCCAGCTGGTCTAGGCCGGCTGCGGAGGTAATTAGACATGAACGCACACATGCAACCGACTGGTTCCGCCTATTTCCTGACCCAGGAAACCCAGCAAACCGAACGGCACACGCTCTCGGTCCTCGTCGACAACGAGCCTGGCATCCTCGCCCGCGTGGTGGGGCTGTTCTCGGCTCGCGGCTACAATATCGAGAGCCTGACGGTCAGCGAGACCGAACATGGCCGCCGACTTAGTCGCATCACCGTCGTCGTCATCGCCACGCCCAGGACGCTGGTGCAGATCAAGCTTCAGCTCGAGCGTCTGGTGCCGGTCCATCGCGTCCACGACCTCACCGCCGAAGGCAATTTCGTCGAGCGTGAACTCGCCCTTATCAAGGTGAAGGGTTCGGGCGAGCATCGCGCCGAAACCCTGCGCCTCGCCGACGCGTTCCGCGCCCATATCGTTGACGCGACTGTCGAGAGCTTTGTTTTTGAAGTGACCGGCAAGCCCGACAAGATCGACAGCTTCATCGCCCTGATGTCGCCGCTCGGCCTTGTCGAAGTGGTGCGCACCGGACTTGCCGCCATCGGTCGCGGCCCGGCGAGCATGTAGCCGCAGGCTCTCCTCGAACCGCAAGGATAGATTGGGCGAAACGCCCAGTCTGGTGTATGGCAGGGCCGACCAAATCGGGGCCCCGCCATGACTCTTCTCTCCGTGAACCTCAATGCCGTCGCCCAGCTGCGCAACCGGCGCGACCTGCCATGGCCCAGCGTCACCGGCATTGCCCGCGTTGTGCTCGATGCTGGTGCGAGCGGCATCACCATCCATCCCCGTCCCGACGAGCGCCATATAAGGCGGACCGACGTGTTCGAGTTGTCCGCCTTGCTCAAGGCGGACTATCCGCAGGCCGAGTTCAATATCGAAGGCTATCCCAGCGAAGATTTTCTGGCGCTGGTCGATGAAGTCAATCCCGAGCAGGTGACGCTCGTCCCCGATGATCCGGCTCAGGCGACCTCGGACCATGGCTGGCCCTTTGCGGAGCAGGGCAATTTCCTCCGCGACGTCGTCCAGCGGTTGAGCCGGTCCGGGCGCCGCATTTCGCTGTTCTGCGATCCGGACGCTGGCGCTGCCGGCGTCGCCGCAGCGAAGGCCACCGGCGCCGACCGGATCGAATTGTTCACCGGCCCCTATGGCGCCTGCTACGATGACGCCGGGCGCGCCGAGCGCGAACTGGCAGACCTTGCGGTTACCTGTTCGGCCGCGCTGGCCATCGGTCTTGGCGTCAATGCCGGTCACGACCTGACGCTCGAAAATCTGGAGGCATTCCAGGCCAAGGTTCCGGGCGTCGCCGAAGTGTCCATCGGCCACGGCATTACCGCGGATGCTCTGCTCATGGGTTTCGCCGAGGCGACGCGCCGCTATATTGAGGTGCTGGGCGGCTGACGCCCAGCACTTTTAATCCCAGAGATTGTTGCATCTGGTTGAACACTGCGTCTTAAAAGCAGGACTGACGGCAGCCACAGCTGCCCCATTACCCACAGAAACGTCAGAAAACCCCCGAACTGCAGATACTTACACTGATGTGCCTATGGGACACTC encodes:
- a CDS encoding pyridoxine 5'-phosphate synthase — its product is MTLLSVNLNAVAQLRNRRDLPWPSVTGIARVVLDAGASGITIHPRPDERHIRRTDVFELSALLKADYPQAEFNIEGYPSEDFLALVDEVNPEQVTLVPDDPAQATSDHGWPFAEQGNFLRDVVQRLSRSGRRISLFCDPDAGAAGVAAAKATGADRIELFTGPYGACYDDAGRAERELADLAVTCSAALAIGLGVNAGHDLTLENLEAFQAKVPGVAEVSIGHGITADALLMGFAEATRRYIEVLGG
- the ilvN gene encoding acetolactate synthase small subunit; the protein is MNAHMQPTGSAYFLTQETQQTERHTLSVLVDNEPGILARVVGLFSARGYNIESLTVSETEHGRRLSRITVVVIATPRTLVQIKLQLERLVPVHRVHDLTAEGNFVERELALIKVKGSGEHRAETLRLADAFRAHIVDATVESFVFEVTGKPDKIDSFIALMSPLGLVEVVRTGLAAIGRGPASM
- a CDS encoding acetolactate synthase 3 large subunit, producing the protein MAEKMTGAEMVIQALTDQGVEHIFGYPGGAALPIYDAMFQQDQVKHILVRHEQGATHMAEGYARSTGKPGVVLVTSGPGATNAVTGLTDALMDSIPLVCITAQVPTTLIGSDAFQECDTVGITRSCTKYNYLVKRVEDLPRIMHEAFLIATTGRPGPVVIDIPKDVQFALGEYYMPDLDTLRHQSYRPQVDGDAAAIEAAVDMMLKAERPVFYTGGGVINAGPAASEHLRELAALTGFPVTSTLMGLGAFPASNPQWLGMLGMHGTYEANWAMHDCDVMINIGARFDDRITGRIDAFSPNSRKIHVDIDPSSINKVVRVDVPIIGDCERVLAEMVRVWRSKTNQPRTEAIAPWWGQIGKWRAVNSLGYKNSDTTIKPQYAIERLYEATKKQGKEVYITTEVGQHQMWAAQHFHFDQPNRWMTSGGLGTMGYGLPAAVGVQVAHPDALVIDIAGEASVQMTMQELSTAVQYRLPIKIFILNNERMGMVRQWQDLLHGSRYAHSYSESLPDFVKLAEAYGGRGIRCENPAELDAAIAEMLDYDGPVLFDVIVEKDENCLPMIPSGKPHNEIILPDTANIGDIIDEKGRQLV